The genomic region tcgctgctctcacttcctccttaataatcctatccacttcctgcttcaccatcccAATATCATCCACccttgtgtctctctctctctctctctctcacatatattttcctcaataatcatcttctcaacacatttccatctccgtcctttattgctctaacttgcagcacatccttcccagctcggtcgctctgcctggccaatcgctacaaaccCTTTTCTatttccttagtgtccaacctctcgtacagctcctcatattttccttggcttttgccgccgcatctccttgtattcctgcctacttttctcaccactctgccgatcccaattctgtttctttttatgctttcctgcacttgctcattccaccaccacatctctttgtcttcctttctctttccagatgttccaagtaccttcctagctgtctcccttattacttctgcagtagttgcccaatcatccagcacctcctcaacaccacccaaacctccactctcctccacttctactttccctgctgtctctgtagaaatcttccttctcctcctttggccaacagtctGGGCCTTGACCGATTCGATATGAAATTCAGGTTTGTGATCCTTGAATTtcatttggcacgttttatgctggatgcccttcctaacacaaccctccccatttatctgggagTGGCACGaagttgtttttaatatatattgtgtgtgtgtgtgtatttgatagATGATGCTGGACCCTGATCCTGTTGCGAGGCCATCTGCGTCTGCATTGTGCAAGCACCCGGTGCTGCGCAGAGAAAGAGCTGGAAAACTGGCAGCACAGCTACGCAGAGAGCTCAACGTAGAGAAGTTCAGGACAGCCATGCTGGAAAAGTGAGGATTAACACTAATCATTCTtaggaaaaattaaaaaaaagttcagtcagattcccattagggggcactGTTAAGATTGTGCTGTATATCCTTGCTATGCTCTATAGCAAACTGAAGGCCCGTGGGCCACATCTGGCCCGCCGTATAATTGTATCAGGCCTGCGAgataattttataaaatctatttattattgttataaatggcccggcgctgcattatgggaactacagatcccataatgcagtgcTTCAGCTGACTTGCCGAACactagactacctgggaacattccagcgtcaatcaagtcgagcttctgttgatgtatttaaccctattgtacagttattgtgaaacagcgcctcacagtggcgaAGAgaagttgattctgaaaaccGAGCCTTTCAAAACTGATGGGATTCTGAGtgtatgtttactgacactggcggtaaacaAGTGTGTCTTGTTAGTGgcgcgaatgtggctgtaattaaggaattaaatctaagacggaactacgagacaaaacgacagaagaagctgaaaaacctgaatgcagagcagaagatgcAGAAAGTataagagttaaagaagaatctgacatttcagatGTTTGTTCTCTGGtgaaaatcacaaagtgaagctggtgtgaaaacagaggcgaAATCAGTCACATCAGCAGGTTATTTACTGAAATGACTAaatttctgaagagctgcatgatgaaggtgtgagacgtctggtgtttgacgAGATTTTTATGAACAACAAAATTTAAGTTATTTGaagtttaagattttttttaatggcataagagcaaaaatgttttgatttgttgttattttaacattaacttaaaagcacaatttatattgatttgttcagggttttttgcagcatgttcatatttcttttttttttttaatcattgacaggatatttttatggagagtaagatattaagttatttaaagtttaagttgaatttattctggaataacatccctgtctgtttttattcatatttatgttggaaaaaaaaacattaagtgtgttcaataaatgtttatctgtgacctaaagtgtgctttaagttttggccccctgtgcaattgagtttgagaCCCCTGATCTATAGTGAtttattattgctttaactGGGTTCAGACTTGAACGAACTTATCCTTTATATAGGGAACTCCAGGAGGCTCGCTTGGCTGCTGTTTCACCTCAGCACCCTGCTTTGACCATAGGCTGCCCAACCTCACAGACTGGCTCACTTCCTAGACCAGGACGGAGACTGGTGGGGCGAAATGCAGCTCGATCCATGAGCTTTGGAGGCCTGGGACATTGAACTCGTTTATTGAGCATACCTGGTCTGGGAGTGCTTTGATTGTTTTTAACCATAATGTGCAGTTCTCCAGACTGTTGCATGTCTGTGGAATTTTATGGATTTTATCCttgtaaataaaggttttaaatTACTTGAATTCTCTGTATGTTTTGGGGGTTCTTTCTCCTACCGTCCTCTAGAAATCCCTCTACATATGTGCATGTAGTTTGTGCTGCTTGCTTGCTTATCTCACACGTGCAGTGTAGGGGAACTCCATGCAGACAGTTTAGGCCCTTTCCTAAAATATCTCGTCTGAACAAAGTTTAGCTTCATGAGTGCATATTGGGACTTTCCGAAATGGCGACATATACTGTACCAATTCCTAGTAAGTATTAGAAGTAGTATGCTTTGGGTGGAGCCTCGCAGGTTCTTCACACTAGTGTTAGTTTCAGATAGGGGTTGAttgaaaggggtgtgtgtgtgtgtgtgtgtgtgtgagtgaaggagAGATTCGATATCGACATATTTAATAAAGCATTTTCttcccctttttttatttctgggaAAAGTAAATTCAATCGACAGTCTGCGACAATTTCCGCACGTCATATAGACCCATGGCCAATTGTCTTTGAGATGCTTTTTGTTTTGGGCGATCGCTTTTTCCCAACGCATAAAACCTCGTCATGTTAAAGACACCTGTACTTATTTATTTGCCGAGTTATTGTTCTCCTCGACTCCATTTCCTTGTCGTTAACGTGCAATTATTTCCCGAGAATTCTGTGCAGTCAAGGTGGAAAACTACATTTATTgagtgtgtgggggggtgttcACTTGATTATAATCAATActgctgtattttattaaaatttgtcAAGTATTTTTGGAGTCTGCGCTTTTTTAAAGTGACTTTTAGTTATACTGtggcaattattattttatttaaagcacgcggacaaatataattttgtgCTAATAAAATGCGCTCCCCCGTCGTAACAATGACGACGTCCTGAGTGAAAAAAGGGAAAGCCCCTTTGACGCAGCTTGGTATAAATTTGCGGcgggagatgtgtgtgtgtgagaatatgaGTGTGTAGGGAAGTATGAGCAGCTGTGTAGCCCGAACTCTGAAAGGGATTAACGAATGTAAGTTGTTTACTTTATTATCTAAGACATCCGATGTATTGTACTTAGACGCAAGTAATTTGACTAGCAGTTATTTTAGACGACGACGGGATTTGGGCTGATTTGTTAGACTAGCTAGCGAGCACCTCTTTTAAAGGAGGTTAGAAATGGACAGAGCAGTCTTGGGTTTGTAACGTTTTTCACAATACGgttgttaaaagtgttttttaacaaatttaaaaGATAATATATTGAGTGTGTTTAATAGACACGGCTGACTTTCTCGAGGTGTAATAACACCTGCTCTTGAACTCTGCCTTGTGTTTTAGCTCTATTTATTGGTATATAGTTGTAGAGATACTCGATCAACCTGATCTGTTGTAAACAGGGTAGgttttaatgtatatatgattAAGCAAAGATATTTCACGTTTGGAATAAAGGTATGGCTTAAATAGTTTCTCTATGTCCAGATCTACTGCCAGTATCCGTAGGTATTTGGACAGCGGCACAAATTGCTTAATGTTTTCTCTGTTTGTACAAAAaggatttaaaattaaataaatgttcgTGTTGAACCCAAAATATTGCACCAATCCTTTAGGATTTATAGCTATTTTTTATGTTACACATTAATTCCATTTTCAAATGTTCAAAAGTAATCGGACAGCGGTCTGATAAGCTGTTTAATAGCCaagtgatgtaaaaaaaaaaaaaaagataaaaagcagAAATGTTCAGTGGCCAAATCGTTAATTTGGTacgttcattaaaaaaaaaagaagcacattgTTGAGCTCAGCAGTCTAGAAAAGGTCTGGAAAACCACAGAGCTCATCTAAAGTGGATGATCATGGACTATAGTCGATGAAAATCCCATTCAAGAACAGAAAGACCAGACTAGACTAGAGAATATCCTTAAAAGCATTTTTGAGTTCAGGAGCAAGATTATTTTGAACATGGTGAAGAGTATTTTAGATTAAGAATTATAGGAGGAGAAAAatatggagaaagaaaggaagggtTCACAAGTCAAATGGTATCACATCATCTGTTAAACATTGTGGTTATGGCGTTGGCATATGTCTGGCTGCCAGTGGAGCTTGATTATTTGACTGCCGGTAGAAGTATCAGGATGAAATCCGGCATATACAGAGCTTGACTTTCTGCTCAGTTTTAGTTAAATGCCACAAAGCTGATGGGATGATGTTGCATGGTACAGATAGATAATGACTCAAAAACATACTGCGAATGCAACCCATAATCTTTCTATGGCAAAAAAAGTAACCATTTTAAATGTCTGTCAGTCACATGCCTTAACCCAGCACAGCATGCCTTTTTACTCATTGAAGCAACCCAACTGCAGGCAGAAAGTCCCACAGACAAGCAGCAACTGAGGGCAACTGGAGTAAAGGCCTGGCAAATCATGTCATGAGAGGAAACTCATcactaaaatacatttgtattgaAAATAGAAGTAATACTTAGAAAATTGCTATAATTCCTAAATAATTATTGCAGtaattttgttaaattaaacacaaaactgCAAGGCAGAATGATGAAACTGTCACTGTCCAAATACTGTTTAACAATAGTTTTTAAACTGGCGGCCGCCAGATGTCGCTAGGGAGCCCGCATAGAAATTCTAGGATCTAGATGagaaaattcttaaaaaaataataattttacctGTCCTTTAAAGtagtagatgccgaccctgcaaacattccgaaccatctagagatgtaccagtgccaatggatcccacttcatgtggagtttggacactggacctctttgagtgtttaaaggctctggcatggaagaGACCttgtgttggatctgtgatgatcgcaaatgttgctattttataagttgctcagtagcttctagttttataaccacaaatgactgtaaaagactgtagaaaaaacattactcataatcttacattccagtgttctgtattgtttaaatattataatcacactcttgatgtaacccaaatgaggatgggttcctcttttgagtctggttcctctcaaggtttcttcctcataacatctaagggagtttttcctgccacagtcgccatggctgctcaccagggataaatacacattgttcaccttaactgttcaattctgtaaagctgctttgagaaaatgtcttgtgaaaagcgctgtagaaatagacttgacttgacttgacctatGTAAAATAtggtcaataaaaataaaaaaataaatcattttaacgCCGCACACTACGCTAAAACATTACTAAAACCTCCATTGATGTACTAGTGTATTTTATGAAGTGTAGAATTTAAAAGATTTCGAATATTCAACATCAGAAAAATGAGACTACAAAAAGATTTGATGTCCCACCATTGtaaaaaatcatttgtttttggGTACAATCTAAAATGTTTAAGTAAAATTGTACGTTTTAGGATGTTTTGCGTCATGGGTTTTCTTTTGGGGGCCACAAATGGATTTACCCTACACAAGGGGGCCTCCTGCTGAAAATGTTTGAGAACCActtctatatacacacatcatccACTGTTATTGGAACACCTGTGTACTTGCTGATTTATGCAATTATCCAATTTTTGGCATTACTACCAGCTAACATTTGACCCTGCTTTGAAATATACTGTGTGTTGCAATATTGCAAATTATTTACCCACCAAGGTGCACATGGACATGTTTTGAATTACCGTTCTGCTGAAATGTCCAAACACAGCCTTATTGGCTGAGACAACTGCAAATCTGCAAATCACCAAATGTGCTCTATTGAGAAATAAAACCTCCATTGATGTACTAGTGTATTTTATGAAGTGTAGAATTTAAAAGATTTCGAATATGTCCAAACACAGCCTTTTTAGAAAAGCCGTTTGCTTTTCTAACCATCTTACTGACTGTGCCAATTTTACAACTCAAAATggacagtttttttattttattttttataatacttatttttgtttatctttgcAGAGTACAAAGAAAAAGGCCATAAACAGCATGATGGATGCGTATAGTCAAACCCCTCTCCTGTTCCTGGCATTTCTCCAGAAAAGCTCTTGCCTGAACAGTGAGTTGCAGAGGGAGCTGGAGAAGCTGTGCTATGCAGTGAAACAAGTCCTTGACACAGACATCGAATGTGATGGGGAGCTTCAAACAGATGGACACTCATTTCAGACAGGTCTACTACAAGATGTCCCTGAAATTGGTATCGTATTaccaggtattttttttttattcattttgtttgaatttaatattaatatttttattatttgttttttatctaCTTCTAGACAGCTCATTGCCTTGTTTAATTCAGCCTGCATGCTTTAGCAAATTTGTCACAGATTTCACTTTTGATTcaacatttctatattttacacCCAACCTGTAGcacgtttaatttttttactcatcTTCGTACAGCATGAGTTGGTTTAGATATACACAGTGCTGAAACACTGGTTATAATGAAGTTACGGTAGATTTGAAACAACTAATAAATCAGAAATGTGTCAAATCCTtgatgttttattgtgtgtgtgtgtgtgtgtgtgtgtgtgtgattctgtggGTGAATTCAAATCAAGAATTGTCATCCAATGTGCCCACcaatctgtatattttttagCGTTCAGGAACAATTTCATGTGGATTAATATCacacctttttttgtttctattctaTATTTTACATCCAAATAAGGACAAGTTGCGTCATcctttccaaaaataaaactgctttGTACAAAGTATTATCTAAGtgaaaacattatattaaaagaCAATGGACACACTTAATAAATAGCCTTTCAGTATAACACACTGTGCATTTGGCTTTACAGGTTTAGTGTAGTCTGATTATACtatgttttgaaaaaaacatcaagTGTTGATCGACagaaaagataaataataataataggtttAAAAAGCTCATAGTTGTAGTTTATGGCCATACAAAGACTTATGGAAATACTTATGTAGCCCAGGCAACCTTTAATACCCCTGCCACAAAACCTAATCTAACTTGACTTGGGTGGTGGATCAGCAGGAACCCAGACATGTAAGTGTGTGGTGCCTGTACAAGTGAATCGTGGGctgaagtgtttgtgttttttaaagcatttcctGAGGATGTATTAGACatacttttttctttgccaGTGCCATAACTTGAAACCCTCTGACCTTTCTTAAAACTTGATCTGTTTAAAACCACCAAGAGTGATGTGCATCTAAGCCACTCAAATGTCACTGCTGTGCTTAGTAATAGTTGAACattggtggtggtgtgtgtgtgtgtgtgtgtgtgtgtgtgtgtgtgtgtgtgtgtgcttgtgtgcagTGCCTGCTGAAGAAGCAGAAGCAGTAAGGGAAGTGGCTCAGGAGCTTATTAGAATGGCAGATGAATTCAATCACCTCATTGTCTCTCAAGTGGCTGAGCATCTGACCAAGAAACTCAGCAAGTCTTCTCAAGAGGTGAGTATATTCTAAAGAATAGCTCAATACTGTACCTTTATCCTCGTTCTACAAGTAcaacaaaatattattaaagtATAATATATCCATTTATCATGGATCTGTTCTGAAATTCAGCATAAGGCAAATTGTGCAGCAGTCACATTACAGTCAGAGGAGGGCAAAATGTTGGCACAGAAGGTAATGTTCTGTTGCACAACTCCAAGAACTTTGCATACATTCAAggctatttaattacattttatttttacgcACAATaagctttacagaaagaaataattatgaatattaattttTACGTAAATTTCTGtctctataagtttatccctaatgagcatgTAGTGCCGAAAGTGGCAagggaaaactccctgagatagtaTTAAGAAGAAACCTcaggaggaaccagactcagaagggaacccatcctcatcttggtcttaccaaatgtccattcattatagtgcCATCGTTGTTGAGGTTGCCAGTTATTCAATGATGGACACTTGAGTGCAAAATTGTTTATTGCATTTGTAGCCATTGTAGTAAATATTCCTTCCTCACAGAAAGTGTTTCCAGATACATGTTAATGGCAGTAGGTAAGGATACTAATTAATCAGGACAAgtactgaaaaaagaaacatcagTGCACCCATAATAATAGTTTTAAGTGTTTATTCAATCCACTTGTATCTGTGGTATAGTGATACACAGAAAGCAGTTCCAGCAAGTAAGTCAAATCTATTAAGGCgattaagaaataaatagaagtgAATAAACAGATAAAGGGGGGATAGAGGATTGGGCTCTGAATCGGCTTATTTGAAGGAGTAATACAGAATCTTTATTCCAGTCTCTCTGGATATCTATGGTTCCACTGTGAGATGACCATCTTCTCAAAACACCTCATGATGAAAGGAGTGTGAGGAAAGGAGGTTTTGTAGCATTTGAAGCAATATAACaggtgttattaaaaaaaaaaaaaaaaatcagcaataaCTGTGGATAAacgaataatatatttattgctGCTTAGCcagatgttttcttttcagGTTTTAGTCTTAAGTGCCCTCATTCACAAAAGCCCAATCTTTGAAGTATCTTACTCTGGTAGCTAACACAAGGTCAGCAAACAGATAGAACTATTTTCTAGGCTCTGGTAAATGCATTACTGTTCACAATATATTCTCTGTGAGGAGGTTCTTATTACCCCATTCAATTTGAAAATTGTTAAACAGGCATCAGTAATTTTGAAAGTTGCATATCATACTAACGATGTAAACAAGATAAGATATACTGACAAATATTCcgtgtcagtttttttttcttcagtttttgtatttttttggtgcATTCTTCCCCTTTGATGTGGTTGTGTTGTACTGTTAAATCTGCAGAAGTTTGAGGTACGGTCTCACTCtagtttttatcattttttgtgtttgaggaaaagaaagtgagaaaatAATTCAACCTTGAACCGAGGAAGTGAAAGTGagcatgtttatatattatgggcatttttatttatttttttggtgtaaATGCGAGCTACTAAACTAATTAATGAGATGCCAACTGAGCCATATGGCAAAGTTTAAGAAATTATGTAGTGGTTTCTGGGTGTTTGGATATCTTAATATTAAGAACAAGAGAATAAATAGTGGATACACTTTGAAAATGGTTCaaagcattattttattaatttaccgcggttcgaatctcgcgccCCTGTTTATCACGGAATTACATTTGCCACATAAttcatttgtttggctgattttcccggtttcTCGCTAATAgcacaatagaccaaaaaaccTGGAATTGTTATTATGGAgttccccagtcagggaaccaacaccagccactcttagtgcgggtcccaagcccggataaatggggaggattacgttaggaagggcatccagcgtaaaagcgtgtcaaatcaaacatgcggattaaccgctgtggcgacccctaatgggagaagccgaaagaaagaaatattaaaataatgacatttataaaaaaaatataatcattaattataaaatgaagtaaaatgttaatacagtactgtatacataaaatagcatttttggggtgccGTTCGTTTatcaagttttttattttatcgtGGACGGTTTTGGAAcataaccaccgcgataaatgGGGGATTGCTGTATTTCATAATTCATTTATTGCAAACTGTGTTCATGATTATTTTAATCTTGCATCGTTTTTACTTGAATTATGCCCACAGTGGACTCAAACTAATAAACTAATCAGTAAATGAACTGACTCTAATTGGTATAGGTGTGAAAGCTCCTTTAGGAATTAgtgctttatataaatatgttcatGAAGACCTCTGCTAGTTTCTCAGTACAGTTACCACCCACCTTACATCATATAACCAAGGACCTGATTGTTGAGCTTGTTTGCAAGCATTGTCAGGTGCCGGCATATTAAGCAGTGGActagaaaaatgtttttgtgcatttgtgtggTCAAAGTGATTCTCCATCTGCTTGCCATGTATACAATTGCTAAAATTGACTGCAGCAAGAGATTGAAAAAGTTtccctgcttttttttaatacccatGTGAGACATAAACTGACCTGCTGCTTCAATAGGAATAAGGAGTACACTTGCTTATTCATGCAATAATCCAAACAGCCACTCAGGTTGCAGCATCTCTGTGCATAAAATCTGATCATTTGACTGTTGCAAAACTGATTGTGGTTTGAGAATGTTCAGAAACTGCCTGGCTTCTTTCTGATGAGCATTAAACCTTATCCAGTGACTCAAAATCATCCAAATACAGTGACATCAgtttaagtcaagtcaggaagcttttattAGCATTTCAACCACATATaactgacacagtacacagtgaaatgagacgacGTTTCTCCTGaatcctggtgctacataaaacaacatgtagctctgttctgttatgtagctctatcccacatacagagctacataacagaacacagagctacataacagaacctAGAGCTAtatcacagaacacagaaccTAGAGCTAcgtaacagaacacagagctacataacagaacctagagctacatcacagaacacagagctacatcacagaacacagagctacatcacagaacacagagctacatcacagaacacagagctacatcacagaacctagagctacatcacagaacacagagctacatcacagaacctagagctacatcacagaacctagagctacataacagaacacagagctacataacagaacctagagctacataacagaacctagagctacataacagaacacagagctacatcacagaacacagagctacataacagaacctAGAGCTGGTTAGGACTGTAGTAAGTTGTCttagccacataaagtgcatcaaatacacaaaacccaaaaataacaccgccagtaaacctactgtataatgccATATGCTGAAGACCACATCAACTTGAACTCTTGCCAGTCAAGAACAAGTATCTGTTTGACtaaaaaaactgaactgaaactttTGACTACTGCACGACTGCAACATGACTGACTGactggataattgcatgaatgaaaGTTGTCTTATATAGctatgcaaaaaacaaacaaaaaa from Silurus meridionalis isolate SWU-2019-XX chromosome 13, ASM1480568v1, whole genome shotgun sequence harbors:
- the bida gene encoding BH3 interacting domain death agonist, yielding MMDAYSQTPLLFLAFLQKSSCLNSELQRELEKLCYAVKQVLDTDIECDGELQTDGHSFQTGLLQDVPEIGIVLPVPAEEAEAVREVAQELIRMADEFNHLIVSQVAEHLTKKLSKSSQECWWNCLSQGVDRLLKDVPGVHSEQMVMALTFTVVRAICDRAPRLLRDLCNTLMQYTDLQ